The Spirochaetaceae bacterium genome contains the following window.
GTCGAGGCGCAGTCCGAACGTGCCCTGCACCGTGTCCGAGGTGGCGGGCCGGGTCATCTTCCAACCCACCTCCGGCCAGCCGATCACCAGGTTGGTGACGCGCGCCCCCAACTCGCTCAGGTACAGGTTCAGGTAGTAGGCCTGGAAGTCGCTGAACTCCGGGCCCGCCAGCAGCCCGACCCGCTTGCCGGTCAACGGGCCCCGCTTGATCCTGGCCGGTGCATCATCCATCGCTCGCCTCCCTCGGAGCGCGCATCCGCCCCCTCTTGCTGCCTACCATACCCGGTGCACGGGACCGATAGTCAAAACCTCCACGCCGCTCGCGGGTCTGCGACTCGTGAGGAATTGGATCGTCCGGTTGCCCACCACGCCGTGAGTCTCAATGAATTGCGTGGGAGGTGCCCCGTGATTGCGCGAATCCTCAAGAGACAGGTGGCCGCATTCGGCGACCGGTACGGCTATGACGTGAGCTACCTTCACGAGTTGGTCGACACCGACCGGACGGGGGCGGTCAAGATGCTGCTGGCCGGGCCGTTCACCCGGCACCGGTGCGGCTTGCCGGCGGTGCCCTACTTCGCCGCCAAGATCATCGCGACGCGACGCGCCGACTGCGGCGCCTGCTTGAAGCTGGCGATCGACATGGCGGCCGAGGCGGGGGTGCCGCTGGCGGCGATTCGCCAACTGCTGCTCGGCTCGGGCGAGGAGGCGCCGCCGGAGATGCAGTTGGCGGCCCGGTACGCCCATGCGGTGCTGGACAACGATCCGGCCCTGCCCGAGGCGATCGAAGCGTGCGCGCGGCGCTGGGGCAAGCGGGGCCTCGCCGGCCTGGCGGCGGCCGTCACCGCCGGTCAGCTCTATCCCGTGTTCAAACGCGGCCTGGGACACGGAACCTCGTGCACTCCAGTGATGGCGTGGCTGCGCGCGACTGACGGGGGCTCGCACGATTCTTGATGCCGTGCCTCTGTGCTATTGTTGCAACGGCACCATGATCCGACGCCTCCAGGCCCTCAACTACCGGTGTATGCAATACGCAGACGTCGAGCTTGGCCGCTTCCACATCCTGGTAGGCCCCAACGCCAGCGGCAAGAGCACCTTGTTCGACGTTATCTCGTTCCTCGGCGACCTCGTGTCTAGGGGGCTTGAGGCAGCGGTGGATAGCCGCACCGGGAACTTTCAGGATCTGGTGTGGGGAAGGCCTGCGGAGGGCCTCGGCTTCGAGTTGGCGGTCGAGTTCGACATACCGGACAAGCTCAGGAAGCTGTTGCCAACGGAGCGAGACTACAGAGCCTTCCGCTACGAAGTGGCCGTCCGGGAAACGGAGGGTGACATCAGAATCGACTCGGAACGAGGCTTGTTGGCACCGTACCAAGTCCCGCGAGAGCCGATCCAGAGGGAACTGTTCCCGGAACCGCAACAGTCTCCTTCCTCCATTCTGACCGGGGGTAATCGGGCCGGGTGGCGGACCATCCTGAGTAAGTCGCCGCAGGCGAAGGATAATTTCTTTATCGAGACTTCCTCAAGGTCGGGAAAGGGATGGGCAACGAGCATCGCGTTTGGTCACCGGCGTTCGGCGCTGGGTAATCTGCCCGAGTCTCCGACAACCTTCCCCGTGTCGACGTACGTGAAGAGCGTATTGGGGAGTTCAATCAAATCGTTCTTTCTTGACAGTCTTCGCATGCGCGAAGCGAGTTCGCCGGCGAGGCGCGCGGAAGGAATAGCTCAGGATGGATCAAACCTTCCCTGGGTTATCAAGCGGTTGGAAGAAGAGTATCCCGAATCATATCGTGAGTGGCTGTCGCATGTCCAGACGACGCTGTCCGATCTCGCATATGTTGGCGTCGTCGAGCGCGAAGACGACCGTCATGCGTATCTGCGCCTCCGCTACAAGTCGGGCGTAGAGATCCCGTCCTGGATGGCCTCCGACGGCACACTCCGACTGTTGGCGTTGACACTCCCCGCCTACCTCCCGGCGTCGGACGAGATCTATCTCCTGGAAGAACCGGAAAACGGGATCCATCCGCTGGCAGTCGATTGCGTGTTCGAGTCGCTGAGTTCGGTGTACGAGTCGCAAGTACTGCTGGCGACCCACTCCCCCGTTGTGCTGAGAATGGCCGCATTGGACGAGGCACTCTGTTTCGCGAAGGATGCAGACGGTGCAACCGATATCGTCCCGGGAAACCTCCATCCCCGGTTGAAGGATTGGAGAGGCTCCCCCAACATGGATGTCCTGTTCGCCAGCGACGGCGGGAGGCGATGCAACATGGACCCGTGCAACGGTCCGCTCGCAAGTTCTCTGAACTAGCTATCGCGAGCGGTCGATTTCGACCGTTGCAAGGATGCCGCGTTCGGCGAGCTGAAGCACACGATGGTGAGGTGGTTCCACGAAACGACGCGGTGGAGTAGCAGCCAGTCGCGCCAGAGGTTGTGCAGAGCGAAGGTCAGAGCGACCGGCATGCGGATTGCGGCTCTCCCTGACGCGCGATCGAGATGGCGGTCGAGGCAGGGGCTCCACTGGCCACGATCTCGCAGTTGCTGGTCGGTACATCGGAGGAGCCGCCACCGGGAGATACGGTTGGCCGCCCGGTACGCCTGCGCGGTATCGGCAAAGCCCCGGCCTGCCCGAGGTGATTGAAGAGTGCTCGCGACTACGACGATGTACGAGCCTTGAGCTCCGGGTCCAATTGGTTAAGCGGCCCAGATAACGCACCTTCGAGGCGGCGGAAATGGTCGCATAACCAGGCGACTATCTCCGGCCATACCTCTCGATTATAGCTATCGAAAGATTGTGCCAATTGAATCTTGCTCGACTTCTTGTCGTCGTTCCGTATCCACTCAAGAATTCCGCCGAACTTCTTCTCGAGTTCATCTCTTCTCGCATTCAGCTTGTCAAAGATCCACTTGTTGTCAGTACGATCTCTTTGGAAAACCAACTCCACACGTGCCTCGCGCTGTAGGAATATCAGGGCATACGCGCACCCGGACACACCGGTAGCGCAGTTCAGCCAGTGATCCTTCGACGGACTTATATTCTGGTATCGCGTGAGCTTTTCAACGCGGAATTGATCCAGTGCCTGTTGCCAGAATTCCAAGCGCAATTGGTGACTTCGTCGTTGAGCGTCTTCGGTGATTCTTTCTTCTTTCTCCTTGGTCGCCATACCGATCATATAATCGGCCGCTTCTGGTGTAGGGATAATCTGATTCAGGTCAATCAGCAACTCTTCACCGAGACCATATGGAACAACGCGGAAGCACTGCGCCCGAATATCATGCGCGATCAACCACAGTACAGCGGCAGTCACTTCCTTTCGAAAGTTTCCCGCAACGAACATTATCCGCTGATCATTCCCACCGTTGAGAACGATCTCGTCCAACGACTCTTCATCGAGAAACTCACGGATCATCTCCTCAGCATTGGCACCGCTACGTCGGCCGTCGAGGTATTGTTGGAATATGTCAATAATCTGAGTCTTGGTGAGGTTGGAACAATAAGCAGCATACTTCACTGCTTGCCATACGACATCGCGGCCCGTATCGTCGAGCTTGTTTTCGATAATGACCAACTGGCCGAGCTTGTCGAGCGCCAATAGATCGAGACGCTCTCGCGTATCGGTGAATCCGGCGAATTCCTTCTGGACTATGAGTAGTTCTTCACCTAGAGCATCGGGTGTATTTGCCAGCCATTCCTGGAGGTGTGTTCGTTCGCCAATCTTGAGATCGGAGAAGCGTTTTCTATCAAGTCTAAATATTCGGTTTTTCGATTGATCTACCTTGAACATCATTCAATTATCGCCCATAAGCAGTCCGGTGCCAAGCTACGAACGAAGTGAGGATGTCGCAGGGCGGACCGCCGGCGCGGGTTGGGGTACGGCAGGCGTGCCCTTGGAGTCGGCATCTGCTGAACAGGGGTGCGGTCAGGAGACTTCGTGGATTTCGCGGGCGATGGGGAAGCGGCGGCCGGTGCCGAAGGCGCGCGGGGAGATCTTGAGGATGGTGGGGGCCTGGCGGCGCTTGTACTCGGAGAGGCCGACGCGGCGCAGGACGTCGGCGACGGTGGCGTCGTCGTAGCCGCGGGCGACGATCTCGGCGCGGGTGAGGTTGCCGATCACGTACAGGTCGAGGATGCGGTCGAGCAACTCGTAGTCGGGCAGGGAGTCCTGGTCGGTCTGGCCGGGGCGCAGTTCGGCGGAGGGGGGCTTGGTGAGGGTGGCCTCGGGGATGATCTCGCGGTCGCGGTTGATGGCGCGGGCGAGGGCGTACACCTCGGTCTTGAGCAGGTCGCCGATCGGCGCGAGGCCGCCGCACAGGTCGCCGTACAGGGTGGAGTAGCCGGTGGCCAGCTCCGACTTGTTGCCGGTGGCGAGCAGGATGGAGCCGGTCTTGTTGGAGTACGCCATCATCAGCATGCCGCGGATGCGCGCCTGCAGGTTCTCTTCGGTGATGTCGGGCGGTGCGCCGGCGAATACCGGCGCCAGGGCGCGCTCGTAGCCGGCGTAGAGGTCCTCGATGGCGATGGTGTGCATCGGCACGCCGAGCCGCTCGCACAGCAGCGCGGCATCGGTCTTGCTGCCTTGCGACGAGTACATCGAGGGTAGCGAGAACGCGGTGACCCGCTCGGGGCCGAGTGCGCGGGCGGCGAGCGCGGCCACCAGAGCGGAGTCGATGCCGCCGGACACGGAGACGTGCACCCGTTCGTGGTGGGTCTTGCGCAGGTAGTCGGCGATGCCCATGCCGAGGGCGCGCTCGGCGGCGTGCCAGTCGTCGTCCGCGGGGGCGACCGGCGCACCGGGCCGCGTGCTGTCCCACACCACGAGCTGCTCCTCGAAGCCGGCGCACTGCTGCACCAGCTCGCCGCGCGCGTCGGTAACCATCGACTGGCCGTCGAACAGCAGGCCGTCGTTGCCGCCCACCATGTTGACGTACACCACGGGGACGCCGGCCCCGGTACCGATACGGGCCAGGAGCTCGCGGCGCACGTGCGGCTTGCCGCGGTAGTAGGGCGAGGCGGAGGGCGCCACCAGCAAGGTCGCGCCCTGGTCCAGGCAGTCGCGCACCGGGTCGACGGCGTAGCGCCCGGCGGGGTCCGGCTCGGTCTCCCACCAGATGTCTTCGCAGATGGTGATGCCGATGCGTTCGCCCTTGAAGTGGGCGAGGCGCCGTTCGGCGGCGGGTTCGAAGTAGCGCGACTCGTCGAACACGTCGTAGGCGGGCAGCAGGGTCTTGGCCTGCGTGTGCAGGATGCGCCCCTCGGCGAGCAGGCTGGCGGCGTTGGCCAAGTGCTTGCCGGAAGCGCCGCGGTTGCGGTCCACGTAGCCGATCACGGCGCCGAGGCCGGGCGGCATGGCGCGCTGAAGGTGGCGCAGCGCCTTGCGGTTCTCCGCCACGAACGAGCCGTGATCGAGCAGGTCCATCGGCGGGTAGCCGCACAGGCACAGCTCCGGGAACACCGCCAGGTCGGCGTTCCGTGCGCGCGCCTCCTGCAGCCGGGCGAGGATGCGCCCGCTGTTGCCGGCGAAGTCGCCGACGGTGGAGTTGATCTGGGCGAGGGCGATGCGCATCGGCTGATTACCCCAGAGACGACTCGAACGTCCGACCTACGGTTTAGGAAACCGTTGCTCTATCCCACTGAGCTACTGGGGCGCGGTTGAACTACTTCTCCATGAATAGCAGGATTCGCGCTGCAGGCTCAAGCACCGGGCCGCGGACGGTGCGAATGCGAAGAGCGGTGGTGGCGGTTGACGATGTCGGCACGCACCGATCTCACCCCACCGCTCCGGTCGGCACGGCAGCAGATTGGGGACCAGGCGGGCTGCCGCGGGCGCCGGTGTCGTGAGGGCCCACGTACCGGGCGGGTCGGACAATCCTCGAGGCATGGGGTGGGTTCGTGCGTGTCGCGGTGCGCGGCGTTCGACCTGCACCAAAATAACTGCAGAAAATCGGGCGCAGGGGTTGACGCACTTTTCTGCTGCGGATAGAGGCCCCTGGCGGGCCTTGAAGTCCGGCAATGGTCTGCGACCGTCAAGTGGCCGAACGCGTGCGCCTGGAGCCGCCATGTCGCGCCCCACAGAGGCTGCCGGTACCGGATCGAAGACCTGTATAGAAGTGCTATCTACAGGCCAGTGATATATTTAAGGCATGGCAAGCATGACAAGCGGGACCGGCAGACGACCCTTCAGCTCACTCGGTGATCAGCAGCTCCTCGAGCAGACCAGGCGCCTCGCGGCCAACCAGCGCGGCCTTGAAGTGCATATCCTGGACCATCTCGACGAGATCGACCGTCGTGGGCTGGCACTGCGGCGCGGGTTCTCGAGCCTGTTCGACTACGCGGTGCGGGAGTTGCGATTTACCGATGCCGCCGCGCAACGCCGTATTCAGACCATGAGGCTGTGCCGGCGGCATGGCTGGGTGCGGGCCATGCTGCACAGCGGCGAGCTGAGTGTGACGTCGGCGGCGCAGTTGGAGACCGCGTTCGGGGCCGCGGAGCGCCAGTGCCGGAGAGCGAGCGCGCCCGTCGATCAGGAGCGCTGCGAAGATCTGCCCGGGCTGCCTGCTGAGCCGAGCGCAGCGGGTGACCAGGATGCCGAAGCGTCGGGAGCGGGGATGGCCGGTGCCGCGGCGGTGACGGCAGCGGCGCCGCGCGGCGTGGCCGCCGTCGACCAGGTAGCGCGGTCGCTCGGTGCCGCCGGAGGCCGCGAGGACCGGCACACCGGGAACGACGGCTGCAGCCGACCGCCGGACGAGCCGGTGGCGCGGTCGCCCGGTGCCGCCGGGGGCCAAAGGGACCGGCATGCGGAGAGCGACCGTTGCAGCCGACCGTCTGACGACTCGGTGGTAGTCGGTGGCCGCCCGGCAGCGGCGGGTGCGAAGCCGGTGGGCCGATGGGACTCGAGTGCCGCCACCTCGGGCGCTGCACCGGCTTCGACGCCCGCAACGCTGCACGCGCCACCGCCTGCGGCGCCGGGGCGTGTACCGCGGCCCGGGCTCACGGGTACTGAGGCCGCGACCACGCCGGTGGTGCCGGTGGTGAGCCACGCGGATGCGCAGCACCGCGGCGCCCGGCATGGCGATGCGCAGCCGGCGCGGCGGGAACCGAGCGGAGCCGCCGGGCACTGTCCGGCACCGTTGCGC
Protein-coding sequences here:
- a CDS encoding DUF4268 domain-containing protein — encoded protein: MMFKVDQSKNRIFRLDRKRFSDLKIGERTHLQEWLANTPDALGEELLIVQKEFAGFTDTRERLDLLALDKLGQLVIIENKLDDTGRDVVWQAVKYAAYCSNLTKTQIIDIFQQYLDGRRSGANAEEMIREFLDEESLDEIVLNGGNDQRIMFVAGNFRKEVTAAVLWLIAHDIRAQCFRVVPYGLGEELLIDLNQIIPTPEAADYMIGMATKEKEERITEDAQRRSHQLRLEFWQQALDQFRVEKLTRYQNISPSKDHWLNCATGVSGCAYALIFLQREARVELVFQRDRTDNKWIFDKLNARRDELEKKFGGILEWIRNDDKKSSKIQLAQSFDSYNREVWPEIVAWLCDHFRRLEGALSGPLNQLDPELKARTSS
- a CDS encoding AAA family ATPase, which translates into the protein MIRRLQALNYRCMQYADVELGRFHILVGPNASGKSTLFDVISFLGDLVSRGLEAAVDSRTGNFQDLVWGRPAEGLGFELAVEFDIPDKLRKLLPTERDYRAFRYEVAVRETEGDIRIDSERGLLAPYQVPREPIQRELFPEPQQSPSSILTGGNRAGWRTILSKSPQAKDNFFIETSSRSGKGWATSIAFGHRRSALGNLPESPTTFPVSTYVKSVLGSSIKSFFLDSLRMREASSPARRAEGIAQDGSNLPWVIKRLEEEYPESYREWLSHVQTTLSDLAYVGVVEREDDRHAYLRLRYKSGVEIPSWMASDGTLRLLALTLPAYLPASDEIYLLEEPENGIHPLAVDCVFESLSSVYESQVLLATHSPVVLRMAALDEALCFAKDADGATDIVPGNLHPRLKDWRGSPNMDVLFASDGGRRCNMDPCNGPLASSLN
- a CDS encoding NAD+ synthase, which produces MRIALAQINSTVGDFAGNSGRILARLQEARARNADLAVFPELCLCGYPPMDLLDHGSFVAENRKALRHLQRAMPPGLGAVIGYVDRNRGASGKHLANAASLLAEGRILHTQAKTLLPAYDVFDESRYFEPAAERRLAHFKGERIGITICEDIWWETEPDPAGRYAVDPVRDCLDQGATLLVAPSASPYYRGKPHVRRELLARIGTGAGVPVVYVNMVGGNDGLLFDGQSMVTDARGELVQQCAGFEEQLVVWDSTRPGAPVAPADDDWHAAERALGMGIADYLRKTHHERVHVSVSGGIDSALVAALAARALGPERVTAFSLPSMYSSQGSKTDAALLCERLGVPMHTIAIEDLYAGYERALAPVFAGAPPDITEENLQARIRGMLMMAYSNKTGSILLATGNKSELATGYSTLYGDLCGGLAPIGDLLKTEVYALARAINRDREIIPEATLTKPPSAELRPGQTDQDSLPDYELLDRILDLYVIGNLTRAEIVARGYDDATVADVLRRVGLSEYKRRQAPTILKISPRAFGTGRRFPIAREIHEVS